Proteins from one Cetobacterium sp. ZOR0034 genomic window:
- the pyrH gene encoding UMP kinase, with product MKPVYNRILLKLSGEALMGDQEFGISSETITSYARQIKEIADLGVEVGIVIGGGNIFRGLSGTEQGIDRVTGDHMGMLATVINSLALQNAIESLGVPTRVQTAIEIPKVAEPFIKRKAQRHLEKGRVVIFGGGTGNPYFTTDTAAALRAIEINADVVIKATKVDGIYDKDPVKFADAVKYVDVTYTEVLNKDLKVMDATAISLCRENQLPIVVFDSLTEGNIKKVVLGEKIGTTVVNG from the coding sequence ATGAAGCCAGTTTATAATAGAATTCTATTAAAATTAAGTGGAGAAGCTTTAATGGGAGACCAAGAGTTTGGAATTTCATCTGAGACAATCACTTCATATGCTAGACAAATAAAAGAGATAGCTGATTTAGGAGTAGAAGTAGGAATCGTAATCGGTGGAGGAAATATCTTTAGAGGATTATCTGGAACTGAACAAGGTATAGATAGAGTAACTGGAGACCATATGGGAATGTTAGCAACAGTTATAAACTCACTGGCTCTTCAAAATGCAATTGAATCACTAGGAGTACCTACAAGAGTACAAACAGCAATCGAAATTCCAAAGGTTGCAGAGCCTTTCATAAAAAGAAAAGCTCAAAGACACTTAGAAAAAGGTAGAGTTGTAATCTTCGGTGGAGGAACTGGAAATCCATACTTCACAACAGATACAGCTGCAGCTTTAAGAGCTATTGAAATCAATGCTGATGTTGTAATAAAAGCAACAAAAGTTGATGGAATATATGACAAGGATCCTGTAAAATTTGCAGATGCAGTAAAATATGTAGATGTAACTTATACAGAGGTTTTAAATAAAGATTTAAAAGTTATGGATGCAACAGCAATCTCTTTATGTAGAGAGAACCAATTGCCAATCGTTGTATTCGATTCATTAACAGAAGGAAACATTAAAAAAGTTGTTTTAGGTGAAAAAATCGGAACAACTGTAGTAAATGGATAA
- the tsf gene encoding translation elongation factor Ts encodes MAEITAKLVKELRDRTGAGMMDCKKALGETNGDIEKAIDLLREKGIAKAAKKSGRTAAEGLIFDGVSADNKTAVVLEFNSETDFVAKNDEFRALGQAMVDLALTAGINTVEDLKAADLNGTTVETTITNLIAKIGENMSLRRFEKVTAEGFVTTYNHLGGKLGVIVEMTGEATEANVAKAKDIAMHVAAMDPRYVDRSVVTTDDLDREREISRKQLEAEGKPAQIIEKILVGKMNKFYEDNCLVDQIFVKAENKETVAQYAGDIKVVSFARYKVGDGIEKEEVDFAAEVAAQLNA; translated from the coding sequence ATGGCAGAGATTACAGCAAAATTAGTAAAAGAACTAAGAGATAGAACTGGTGCTGGAATGATGGATTGTAAAAAAGCATTAGGAGAAACAAACGGAGATATCGAGAAAGCGATAGACTTACTAAGAGAGAAAGGAATTGCTAAAGCAGCTAAGAAATCAGGAAGAACAGCTGCAGAAGGATTAATATTCGACGGTGTTTCTGCTGATAACAAAACAGCAGTAGTATTAGAGTTCAACTCTGAGACAGACTTCGTTGCTAAAAATGACGAGTTCAGAGCTTTAGGACAAGCAATGGTAGATCTTGCATTAACTGCAGGAATCAACACTGTTGAAGATTTAAAAGCTGCTGATTTAAACGGAACTACAGTTGAAACAACAATAACTAACTTAATCGCAAAAATCGGAGAGAACATGTCTCTAAGAAGATTCGAGAAAGTAACTGCTGAAGGATTTGTAACTACTTACAATCACTTAGGAGGAAAATTAGGAGTTATCGTTGAAATGACTGGAGAAGCTACAGAAGCTAACGTAGCAAAAGCTAAAGATATCGCTATGCACGTTGCTGCTATGGATCCTAGATACGTAGACAGATCAGTTGTAACTACTGACGATTTAGATAGAGAGAGAGAAATTTCTAGAAAGCAATTAGAAGCTGAAGGAAAACCTGCTCAAATTATCGAAAAGATATTAGTTGGAAAAATGAACAAATTCTACGAGGACAACTGTTTAGTTGACCAAATCTTCGTAAAAGCTGAAAACAAAGAAACAGTTGCACAATACGCTGGAGATATCAAAGTAGTTTCATTTGCAAGATACAAAGTTGGAGATGGAATCGAAAAAGAGGAAGTAGACTTCGCAGCAGAAGTTGCAGCTCAACTTAACGCGTAA
- the rpsB gene encoding 30S ribosomal protein S2, giving the protein MAVITMKQLLEAGVHFGHQAKRWNPKMSRYIFTERNGIHVIDLHKSLKKIEEAYAVMREIASNGGKVLFVGTKKQAQEAVKDQAERSGMYYINNRWLGGMLTNYKTIQTRVERLKELERMEADGTLDTAYTKKEAANFRKELVKLSKNLSGIKDMKEVPAAIFVVDVKKETLAVVEAAKLGIPVFAMIDTNVDPDLITYPIPANDDAIRSVKLIASVMANAIIEGNQGKENAAVASDEIAVEEGSAE; this is encoded by the coding sequence ATGGCAGTAATTACTATGAAACAATTACTTGAAGCTGGAGTTCACTTCGGACACCAAGCTAAGAGATGGAATCCAAAGATGTCAAGATACATCTTCACTGAGAGAAACGGAATCCACGTAATCGATTTACACAAATCTTTAAAGAAAATAGAGGAAGCTTACGCTGTAATGAGAGAAATCGCATCTAACGGTGGAAAAGTTCTTTTCGTAGGAACTAAAAAGCAAGCTCAAGAAGCTGTTAAAGATCAAGCTGAAAGATCAGGAATGTACTACATCAACAACAGATGGTTAGGTGGAATGTTAACAAACTACAAAACTATCCAAACTAGAGTAGAGAGATTAAAAGAGTTAGAAAGAATGGAAGCTGATGGAACATTAGATACAGCTTACACTAAGAAAGAGGCTGCTAACTTCAGAAAAGAGTTAGTTAAACTTTCTAAAAACTTATCAGGAATCAAAGATATGAAAGAAGTTCCAGCTGCTATATTCGTAGTAGACGTTAAGAAAGAAACTTTAGCAGTAGTAGAAGCTGCTAAATTAGGAATCCCTGTATTCGCTATGATCGATACAAACGTAGATCCTGATTTAATAACTTACCCAATTCCTGCAAACGACGATGCTATCAGATCGGTAAAATTAATCGCTTCTGTAATGGCTAACGCTATCATCGAAGGAAACCAAGGAAAAGAAAACGCTGCAGTAGCTTCAGACGAAATCGCTGTTGAAGAAGGATCAGCTGAGTAA
- the pgeF gene encoding peptidoglycan editing factor PgeF — protein MFIDKKEYWELEEFKEFNLKAIYTTKTFGDVRNEEDRKNIISILKIEDKKIYSGYQTHSDNIVIIESETPEYSEDTDGFLTDRDDVVIFTKYADCLPIYFYDKKNKAYGCVHSGWVGSFKKIGVKAVQLLQKRFKTDLKDLIVAFGIGISPKNYEVSKDFYEKFKLEFSNEILEKVFLNIDEKYFFDNQRFNYNLMINFGIKSENIIETQLCTFEGNFHSHRREKELSGRNGAYIYVDISRE, from the coding sequence ATGTTTATAGATAAGAAAGAATATTGGGAGCTAGAGGAGTTTAAAGAGTTTAATTTAAAAGCTATTTATACAACTAAAACTTTTGGAGATGTTCGAAATGAAGAGGATAGAAAAAATATAATCTCGATATTAAAAATAGAGGATAAAAAAATCTATTCAGGTTATCAAACACACTCGGATAATATAGTTATAATAGAAAGTGAAACGCCAGAGTATTCTGAGGATACAGATGGTTTTTTAACAGATAGAGATGATGTGGTAATATTTACTAAATATGCAGATTGTCTGCCAATCTATTTTTATGATAAAAAAAATAAGGCTTATGGCTGTGTTCATTCTGGATGGGTAGGAAGTTTTAAAAAGATAGGAGTAAAAGCAGTACAGCTTTTACAAAAGAGATTTAAAACTGATTTAAAAGACCTTATAGTAGCTTTCGGAATAGGAATCTCTCCTAAAAATTATGAGGTATCAAAAGATTTTTATGAAAAATTTAAACTAGAGTTTTCAAATGAAATTTTAGAAAAAGTATTTTTAAATATAGATGAAAAGTATTTTTTTGATAATCAGAGGTTTAATTATAACTTGATGATAAACTTTGGAATAAAATCAGAAAATATTATAGAAACTCAACTTTGTACATTTGAAGGGAATTTTCATTCTCATAGAAGAGAAAAAGAACTTTCAGGAAGAAATGGAGCATATATATATGTTGACATTTCTAGAGAATAG